A genomic window from Lycium barbarum isolate Lr01 chromosome 4, ASM1917538v2, whole genome shotgun sequence includes:
- the LOC132638325 gene encoding probable ADP-ribosylation factor GTPase-activating protein AGD14 isoform X2: protein MNKMFNKMKEEERIEKIIRGLLKLQDNRRCINCNSLGPQYICTTFWTFVCTRCSGVHREFTHRVKSVSMARFSEEEVSALEAGGNERAKEIYFKAWDPYRNSYPDPSDLHRLREFIKHVYVDRKYTGERGRDKLPVVKTSLKDDYKEMYSPGAGNGDRCSSETYSPRKRSDDINLRSYSNIEDRRSPRNYNQGKRSSRERSLPTRFEIVDDRFRDEGTGDVKRYQYHIFSKSESRRTSSSPSSPKIHSIKDILGDKVIPLEVGESPKQSGGVTRESSANDEKMAKEKEKAAANIGSLIDLETEPQPQPQQQAQQTDPPKETSNASAPPSSSDKVSSMNLLESLFIDMSTPPVASTEIPAATQPAGASPVVSGSSGPPMALPESTLTLPGPSDSTALPIKNQHSAVSMGINGSNVQPSTTSFGVVYGQQNTLQPTGNAEAPPTNPSSLQPSQAASMTALNTSPGNDPKSIGRKELPADLFTMSYPPLAAAVPGWQFASHGMAYGMQYHPTAMAISALPNSARSRNPFDIGQDGPQVQAPEPQPQPLPYALAMPPQTTNYGMTIPRGVYVGQQIPNNMALAKPQGNTSFGKDDSTFSSLNPLQQSNPVPATSNSFSSVGGNPFG from the exons ATGAATAAAATGTTcaataaaatgaaagaagaggaAAGAATAGAAAAGATCATTCGTGGTCTTTTAAAGCTTCAAGACAACAGGAGATGTATCAACTGCAACAGTTTG GGGCCACAATACATTTGCACAACTTTCTGGACATTTGTCTGCACACGTTGCAGCGGAGTGCA CCGCGAGTTCACACATAGGGTAAAATCTGTGTCAATGGCTAGATTTAGTGAAGAAGAAGTTAGTGCTCTGGAAGCTGGGGGTAATGAG AGAGCAAAGGAGATCTACTTCAAAGCATGGgatccatatcgtaattcatATCCAGATCCCAG TGATCTTCACAGACTTCGGGAGTTTATAAAGCATGTTTACGTGGACCGCAAATATACAGGTGAGAGGGGCCGTGACAAGCTTCCCGTAGTGAAAACG AGTTTAAAAGATGACTACAAGGAAATGTACAGTCCTGGAGCCGGAAATGGTGACAGATGTTCATCTGAAACATACAGTCCAAGGAAAAGGAGTGATGATATAAACTTAAGATCATATTCCAATATTGAAGATAGAAGAAGTCCCCGTAATTACAACCAAGGTAAGAGGTCTAGCAGGGAGCGGAGCCTACCAACTCGCTTTGAAATTGTTGATGACAGGTTCCGAGATGAGGGAACTGGTGATGTTAAgcgatatcaatatcatatattctCAAAATCAGAATCCAGGCGCACAAGCAGCTCACCTAGTTCCCCTAAAATACATTCAATTAAAGACATCTTGGGTGACAAAGTTATACCACTAGAGGTTGGTGAGTCTCCTAAACAAAGTGGCGGAGTTACTCGTGAAAGCTCGGCTAATGATGAG AAAATggcaaaggaaaaggaaaaggcaGCTGCCAATATTGGTAGCTTAATTGATTTGGAAACTGAGCCTCAGCCGCAGCCTCAGCAACAGGCACAACAAACAGATCCACCTAAAGAGACCTCCAATGCCTCAGCTCCACCTTCCTCATCAGATAAGGTTTCTAGTATGAATTTACTCGAATCTTTGTTTATTGACATGTCAACTCCACCAGTTGCGTCGACCGAAATTCCAGCTGCCACTCAACCAGCTGGAGCTTCCCCTGTAGTTTCTGGTAGTTCCGGACCTCCTATGGCTTTGCCAGAGAGTACCCTAACATTGCCCGGACCTAGTGATTCCACAGCACTACCAATCAAAAATCAGCATTCTGCAGTGTCCATGGGGATCAATGGCTCCAATGTTCAACCAAGTACCACATCATTTGGAGTCGTGTATGGTCAG CAAAATACTTTGCAACCTACAGGAAATGCTGAAGCACCACCTACAAATCCATCATCTCTTCAACCATCTCAGGCTGCCTCTATGACAGCTCTAAATACTAGTCCAGGAAATGATCCAAAATCTATAGGAAGAAAAGAACTCCCAGCG GACCTTTTCACAATGAGCTATCCTCCACTTGCTGCAGCCGTTCCAGGTTGGCAATTTGCCTCTCATGGAATGGCGTATGGCATGCAATACCATCCGACTGCAATG GCAATTTCAGCTCTCCCAAACTCagcaaggtcaagaaatccattCGACATTGGTCAAGATGGACCTCAAGTTCAAGCACCAGAG CCTCAGCCTCAGCCACTGCCTTATGCTTTGGCAATGCCTCCACAGACAACTAACTATGGGATGACCATTCCTAGAG GAGTATATGTAGGGCAACAAATACCAAACAACATGGCCCTTGCCAA ACCGCAAGGGAATACTAGCTTTGGCAAGGATGATTCCACCTTCTCTTCCCTAAATCCTCTTCAACAGTCCAATCCAGTGCCAGCTACATCGAATAGTTTTTCATCTGTGGGAGGAAATCCATTTGGATAG
- the LOC132638325 gene encoding probable ADP-ribosylation factor GTPase-activating protein AGD14 isoform X1, whose product MNKMFNKMKEEERIEKIIRGLLKLQDNRRCINCNSLGPQYICTTFWTFVCTRCSGVHREFTHRVKSVSMARFSEEEVSALEAGGNERAKEIYFKAWDPYRNSYPDPSDLHRLREFIKHVYVDRKYTGERGRDKLPVVKTSLKDDYKEMYSPGAGNGDRCSSETYSPRKRSDDINLRSYSNIEDRRSPRNYNQGKRSSRERSLPTRFEIVDDRFRDEGTGDVKRYQYHIFSKSESRRTSSSPSSPKIHSIKDILGDKVIPLEVGESPKQSGGVTRESSANDEKMAKEKEKAAANIGSLIDLETEPQPQPQQQAQQTDPPKETSNASAPPSSSDKVSSMNLLESLFIDMSTPPVASTEIPAATQPAGASPVVSGSSGPPMALPESTLTLPGPSDSTALPIKNQHSAVSMGINGSNVQPSTTSFGVVYGQQNTLQPTGNAEAPPTNPSSLQPSQAASMTALNTSPGNDPKSIGRKELPADLFTMSYPPLAAAVPGWQFASHGMAYGMQYHPTAMAISALPNSARSRNPFDIGQDGPQVQAPEFPSMLPMQAALTTNVQPQPQPLPYALAMPPQTTNYGMTIPRGVYVGQQIPNNMALAKPQGNTSFGKDDSTFSSLNPLQQSNPVPATSNSFSSVGGNPFG is encoded by the exons ATGAATAAAATGTTcaataaaatgaaagaagaggaAAGAATAGAAAAGATCATTCGTGGTCTTTTAAAGCTTCAAGACAACAGGAGATGTATCAACTGCAACAGTTTG GGGCCACAATACATTTGCACAACTTTCTGGACATTTGTCTGCACACGTTGCAGCGGAGTGCA CCGCGAGTTCACACATAGGGTAAAATCTGTGTCAATGGCTAGATTTAGTGAAGAAGAAGTTAGTGCTCTGGAAGCTGGGGGTAATGAG AGAGCAAAGGAGATCTACTTCAAAGCATGGgatccatatcgtaattcatATCCAGATCCCAG TGATCTTCACAGACTTCGGGAGTTTATAAAGCATGTTTACGTGGACCGCAAATATACAGGTGAGAGGGGCCGTGACAAGCTTCCCGTAGTGAAAACG AGTTTAAAAGATGACTACAAGGAAATGTACAGTCCTGGAGCCGGAAATGGTGACAGATGTTCATCTGAAACATACAGTCCAAGGAAAAGGAGTGATGATATAAACTTAAGATCATATTCCAATATTGAAGATAGAAGAAGTCCCCGTAATTACAACCAAGGTAAGAGGTCTAGCAGGGAGCGGAGCCTACCAACTCGCTTTGAAATTGTTGATGACAGGTTCCGAGATGAGGGAACTGGTGATGTTAAgcgatatcaatatcatatattctCAAAATCAGAATCCAGGCGCACAAGCAGCTCACCTAGTTCCCCTAAAATACATTCAATTAAAGACATCTTGGGTGACAAAGTTATACCACTAGAGGTTGGTGAGTCTCCTAAACAAAGTGGCGGAGTTACTCGTGAAAGCTCGGCTAATGATGAG AAAATggcaaaggaaaaggaaaaggcaGCTGCCAATATTGGTAGCTTAATTGATTTGGAAACTGAGCCTCAGCCGCAGCCTCAGCAACAGGCACAACAAACAGATCCACCTAAAGAGACCTCCAATGCCTCAGCTCCACCTTCCTCATCAGATAAGGTTTCTAGTATGAATTTACTCGAATCTTTGTTTATTGACATGTCAACTCCACCAGTTGCGTCGACCGAAATTCCAGCTGCCACTCAACCAGCTGGAGCTTCCCCTGTAGTTTCTGGTAGTTCCGGACCTCCTATGGCTTTGCCAGAGAGTACCCTAACATTGCCCGGACCTAGTGATTCCACAGCACTACCAATCAAAAATCAGCATTCTGCAGTGTCCATGGGGATCAATGGCTCCAATGTTCAACCAAGTACCACATCATTTGGAGTCGTGTATGGTCAG CAAAATACTTTGCAACCTACAGGAAATGCTGAAGCACCACCTACAAATCCATCATCTCTTCAACCATCTCAGGCTGCCTCTATGACAGCTCTAAATACTAGTCCAGGAAATGATCCAAAATCTATAGGAAGAAAAGAACTCCCAGCG GACCTTTTCACAATGAGCTATCCTCCACTTGCTGCAGCCGTTCCAGGTTGGCAATTTGCCTCTCATGGAATGGCGTATGGCATGCAATACCATCCGACTGCAATG GCAATTTCAGCTCTCCCAAACTCagcaaggtcaagaaatccattCGACATTGGTCAAGATGGACCTCAAGTTCAAGCACCAGAG ttCCCTTCCATGTTACCTATGCAAGCAGCACTAACAACAAATGTACAGCCTCAGCCTCAGCCACTGCCTTATGCTTTGGCAATGCCTCCACAGACAACTAACTATGGGATGACCATTCCTAGAG GAGTATATGTAGGGCAACAAATACCAAACAACATGGCCCTTGCCAA ACCGCAAGGGAATACTAGCTTTGGCAAGGATGATTCCACCTTCTCTTCCCTAAATCCTCTTCAACAGTCCAATCCAGTGCCAGCTACATCGAATAGTTTTTCATCTGTGGGAGGAAATCCATTTGGATAG